A portion of the Gemmatimonadota bacterium genome contains these proteins:
- a CDS encoding citrate synthase, giving the protein MSKDSLTVIDNRTDETYDLPITYGTYSEDGAHVRSEDLRQIKSSDNDFGLLGYDPAYINTASCSSSVTYIDGAKGILRYRGYPIEQLVAASSYLEVAYLLVYGELPSRDQLDGFAEQVNAQTVISEDILSFIDGFSKGSHTMGMLVGALGALSVFYDDERDFGTEEAQRRHICRLIGNVATIGAAAHRRSAGLPYVSSNPELGFYGNFLNMLFGTEGEVYRADPVLERALEVLLILHADHGQNLSTSIMRGIASGGADPYSSMAGAAAALYGPAHGGANEAVLNMLNEIGSVDKVPAYIERVENKEVVLQGFGHRVYKNYDPRAAIVKETAYSVFEVTGKNPLIDIALELERIALQDEYFISRQLYPNVDFYSGIIYQAIGLPTRMMTVLFAVGRSCGWLAQWKEMLGDSEQKIARPRQIYTGADKRDYAAMDQR; this is encoded by the coding sequence ATGAGCAAGGATTCATTGACAGTTATTGATAATCGGACAGATGAGACGTATGATTTACCTATTACTTATGGCACGTATTCTGAGGACGGTGCCCATGTGCGCTCAGAAGATTTGAGGCAGATCAAGAGTTCGGATAATGACTTTGGCCTGTTGGGATACGACCCGGCGTATATCAATACGGCATCTTGTAGCAGTTCGGTTACGTATATCGATGGTGCAAAGGGGATTTTGCGCTATCGCGGATATCCCATTGAGCAGTTGGTGGCGGCATCTTCGTATCTCGAAGTGGCTTATTTGCTGGTTTATGGCGAGTTGCCCAGCCGCGATCAATTGGATGGGTTTGCCGAGCAGGTAAATGCTCAAACGGTGATTTCAGAAGATATTTTGTCTTTTATCGATGGTTTTTCCAAAGGGTCTCATACGATGGGTATGCTGGTGGGTGCGCTGGGGGCACTGTCGGTGTTTTACGACGATGAGCGAGATTTTGGAACCGAAGAGGCACAGCGTCGTCATATTTGTCGGTTGATTGGCAATGTTGCGACCATAGGTGCTGCGGCGCATCGCCGCAGTGCGGGCCTGCCCTATGTGTCATCAAATCCCGAGTTGGGATTTTACGGCAATTTTTTGAATATGCTGTTTGGCACGGAGGGCGAGGTGTATCGGGCTGATCCGGTGCTCGAGCGCGCGCTGGAAGTGTTGCTCATTTTGCACGCCGACCACGGTCAGAATTTATCTACCAGCATCATGCGGGGTATTGCCAGTGGAGGGGCAGATCCGTATTCGTCTATGGCTGGTGCAGCAGCGGCGCTTTACGGTCCGGCACACGGGGGCGCGAATGAAGCCGTACTGAATATGCTCAATGAGATCGGCTCGGTGGATAAGGTGCCAGCTTATATCGAGCGGGTGGAAAACAAAGAGGTGGTGCTGCAGGGGTTTGGGCATCGGGTTTACAAGAATTACGATCCCAGGGCGGCGATTGTCAAAGAGACTGCGTATAGTGTGTTTGAAGTGACGGGTAAGAATCCCCTGATTGATATTGCGCTGGAGTTGGAGCGGATTGCCCTTCAGGATGAGTATTTTATTTCGCGGCAATTGTATCCCAATGTGGATTTTTATTCGGGTATTATTTATCAGGCGATTGGATTGCCCACGCGGATGATGACGGTGTTATTTGCGGTGGGGCGGTCGTGTGGTTGGCTGGCGCAGTGGAAAGAGATGCTGGGGGATAGCGAACAGAAGATCGCCCGTCCGCGCCAGATTTATACCGGGGCAGATAAACGCGATTACGCGGCGATGGATCAGCGGTGA
- a CDS encoding HAD hydrolase-like protein, translating to MSQHIGNIEIIATHIPRGHYRSVLFDFDGTLSLIRQGWREIMIPMMVEVLSELNTGETEAEHRVLVTEFIDRLTGKQTIYQMIQLCQEIQKRGGTPDDPLNYKQRFHDLLNAHIAHRIRGLETGEIDPDDLMLPHTRALLNNLSNRGLVLYLASGTDLVFVRREVELLGLTAYFEDRVFGALDQHENFSKAMVIQDMLKTHAIDGSELLGFGDGYVEIENVKAVGGTAIGVASDEVKREGINTWKRNRLIEVGADIIIPEYREQETLIAYLCD from the coding sequence ATGAGTCAACACATCGGCAACATCGAAATCATTGCAACACACATCCCTCGGGGACATTACCGTTCAGTACTCTTTGATTTTGACGGCACATTGTCGCTCATTCGCCAGGGCTGGCGCGAAATCATGATCCCCATGATGGTCGAAGTCCTCTCCGAACTCAACACCGGCGAAACCGAAGCGGAACACCGCGTTCTGGTCACCGAATTTATCGACCGCCTCACCGGCAAACAAACCATCTACCAGATGATTCAGTTGTGTCAAGAAATCCAAAAACGCGGTGGCACACCAGACGATCCCCTAAACTACAAACAGCGCTTTCACGACCTGCTCAACGCCCACATAGCCCATCGCATTCGCGGCCTCGAAACGGGCGAAATTGACCCCGACGATCTCATGCTACCCCATACCCGCGCGCTACTCAACAACCTGTCCAACCGCGGCCTGGTACTTTATTTAGCCAGCGGCACCGACCTCGTCTTTGTCCGCCGTGAAGTCGAATTACTGGGCCTTACAGCCTACTTTGAAGACCGCGTCTTTGGCGCACTGGACCAACATGAAAACTTTTCCAAAGCCATGGTCATTCAGGACATGCTCAAAACCCATGCCATAGACGGCTCCGAACTGCTGGGATTTGGAGATGGATACGTCGAAATCGAAAACGTAAAAGCCGTGGGCGGCACCGCTATCGGCGTTGCATCAGATGAAGTCAAACGCGAAGGCATAAACACCTGGAAGCGAAACCGCCTCATCGAAGTCGGTGCAGATATCATCATCCCTGAATACCGCGAGCAAGAAACCCTCATCGCGTATCTTTGTGATTAA
- the dgoD gene encoding galactonate dehydratase, with product MKITKLETFLVKPRWLFLKMHTDEGLIGLGEPILEGRARTCAQAVAELEPYLIGKDPRRVVHHWQAMYRHAFYRGGPILTSALSGVEQALWDLAGKAANMPVYEMLGGPLRDRIKMYKGTGGGGTPEHAAAAVKERKKQGFIAIKTGPAKIRPARIVETPAFIDRAVETFAAMREAGGPDFDIAIDFHGAISPQTAAILIKALEPYQPMFVEEPIQCQDIEGMAELARKTHLPIATGERIFTKWGFRELLEKRACSIIQPDLSHAGGIFETRLIAGMAESYYAAVAPHCPLGPISLAACIQLDASIPNFLAQEHTMFGEDYLKEPFQFKDGYVELPKGPGLGIELDDDKMEDKIGHDWTNQRSLHPDDGSVVDW from the coding sequence ATGAAAATCACCAAACTCGAAACCTTTCTCGTCAAACCGCGCTGGCTCTTTCTCAAAATGCACACAGACGAGGGCCTCATTGGCCTTGGCGAACCCATCCTCGAAGGACGCGCCCGTACATGCGCCCAGGCTGTGGCAGAACTCGAACCCTATCTCATCGGCAAAGACCCCCGTCGCGTGGTCCATCACTGGCAGGCCATGTATCGCCATGCATTTTATCGCGGCGGACCCATTCTCACCAGCGCCCTATCGGGGGTCGAACAAGCACTTTGGGACCTCGCCGGAAAAGCCGCGAACATGCCCGTCTATGAAATGCTTGGCGGGCCCCTGCGCGACCGCATCAAAATGTACAAAGGCACGGGAGGCGGCGGCACACCCGAACACGCTGCTGCCGCAGTAAAAGAACGCAAAAAACAGGGATTTATCGCCATAAAGACCGGGCCAGCCAAAATTCGCCCGGCGCGCATCGTCGAAACCCCGGCCTTTATCGATCGCGCCGTCGAAACATTTGCCGCCATGCGCGAAGCGGGCGGACCGGACTTTGACATCGCCATCGACTTTCACGGCGCCATATCACCGCAAACCGCTGCCATACTCATCAAAGCGCTCGAACCCTATCAGCCGATGTTCGTCGAAGAACCCATCCAGTGTCAAGACATAGAAGGCATGGCAGAACTCGCGCGCAAAACACACTTGCCCATTGCAACGGGCGAACGCATCTTCACCAAATGGGGCTTCCGCGAACTCCTCGAAAAACGCGCCTGCTCCATCATACAGCCCGACCTGTCACACGCTGGCGGCATCTTCGAAACCCGTCTGATCGCGGGCATGGCCGAATCCTATTACGCAGCCGTTGCCCCACACTGTCCGCTCGGCCCCATTTCATTAGCCGCCTGCATCCAGCTCGACGCCAGCATACCCAACTTCCTCGCACAAGAACACACCATGTTTGGCGAAGACTATCTCAAAGAACCGTTCCAATTCAAAGACGGCTACGTCGAATTGCCCAAAGGTCCCGGCCTTGGCATTGAACTGGACGACGACAAAATGGAAGACAAAATAGGCCACGACTGGACCAATCAAAGATCCCTTCATCCCGACGATGGATCGGTCGTTGATTGGTAA
- a CDS encoding SDR family NAD(P)-dependent oxidoreductase, translating to MSQLTGKVALVTGSGRGIGRAIAIAFATEGADLILAARTTEQLDAVAEEIRALGRNVLSVPTDVTNRQSVDALAEKVRGEFDRLDILVNNAGGGIERNSILDSDPDVWIEDVTVNCISAYLVSHALLPLMIDSGGGRVINVGSGMGHRPTASSSAYHVGKAGMWMFTQCLSEEVWENNITVNELIPGPVATHLTGGRMRVGGPPPFAPSEVVKAPEDVVPLALFLATQPDGGPTAQTFSLTRRPI from the coding sequence ATGTCACAACTCACTGGAAAAGTCGCGCTCGTTACCGGCAGTGGGCGGGGTATTGGCCGCGCCATTGCCATCGCCTTTGCCACAGAAGGAGCCGACCTCATACTCGCCGCACGCACGACCGAACAACTCGACGCCGTTGCCGAAGAAATTCGCGCCCTCGGACGCAATGTCCTATCCGTACCCACCGATGTCACCAACCGCCAGAGCGTAGATGCACTGGCAGAAAAAGTCCGCGGAGAATTTGACCGCCTGGACATCCTCGTCAACAACGCGGGCGGCGGTATAGAGCGCAACAGTATCCTCGACAGCGATCCCGATGTCTGGATCGAAGACGTCACGGTAAACTGCATCAGTGCCTACCTCGTCTCGCACGCCCTGCTACCCCTCATGATTGACTCCGGCGGTGGCAGAGTCATCAACGTGGGATCGGGCATGGGCCACCGTCCCACAGCGAGCAGTTCTGCGTATCACGTTGGCAAAGCCGGCATGTGGATGTTCACCCAATGCCTATCAGAAGAAGTCTGGGAAAATAACATCACAGTCAACGAACTCATCCCCGGGCCGGTAGCCACACATCTTACCGGCGGTCGCATGAGAGTGGGCGGTCCACCACCCTTTGCACCCAGCGAAGTCGTCAAAGCACCCGAAGACGTCGTCCCACTCGCCCTCTTCTTAGCCACCCAACCCGACGGAGGACCGACCGCTCAAACCTTCAGCCTGACCCGTCGCCCGATTTAA